One genomic region from Argentina anserina chromosome 2, drPotAnse1.1, whole genome shotgun sequence encodes:
- the LOC126784494 gene encoding non-specific lipid transfer protein GPI-anchored 16-like → MEPFKAYQPVLLVLISLLISVNGQISIPCTASMLSTFTPCLNYITGSTSNGSSPTGDCCGALKSLMGTGMDCACLLVTANVPVQLPINRTLALSLPKACKMGGVPLQCKASASPLPAPGPSLLGPTPSPTADSPISPRASKAVSTATAPQPEAESPSVESEPPTTAINRPLLTPSAASSLSFVSVQPLLFIVLGLMVYKSY, encoded by the exons ATGGAACCCTTCAAAGCTTATCAACCAGTTCTTCTAGTACTCATTTCACTGCTAATTTCAGTTAATGGGCAGATTAGTATACCATGCACAGCCTCTATGCTTAGCACATTCACTCCatgcttgaattatattaCTGGGAGTACCAGTAACGGCTCATCACCAACTGGGGACTGTTGCGGTGCGCTAAAGTCGTTAATGGGAACCGGCATGGATTGCGCTTGCCTATTAGTAACCGCCAATGTCCCCGTCCAACTTCCCATTAACAGAACCCttgctctctctcttcctaAAGCATGTAAAATGGGAGGTGTGCCACTACAATGCAAAG CCTCTGCTAGTCCTTTACCTGCCCCAG GTCCTTCCTTACTAGGACCAACTCCTTCCCCAACAGCTGATTCTCCTATAAGTCCAAGAG CTTCTAAAGCAGTATCAACAGCTACTGCACCACAACCTGAAGCAGAATCTCCATCAGTTGAATCTGAACCTCCGACAACTGCGATCAATCGACCACTACTGACGCCTTCTGCAGCCTCTAGTCTATCGTTTGTTTCTGTACAACCTCTGCTATTCATAGTTTTAGGACTCATGGTTTATAAATCCTACTAG